From Verrucomicrobia bacterium S94, the proteins below share one genomic window:
- a CDS encoding aminoacetone oxidase family FAD-binding enzyme, which yields MKNYDVIVVGGGPAGMIAAGHAAEYGRNVLLLEKNPAPGKKLELSGGGRCNITNGEFDHREFLANYGEYAKFLFSPFSRFSAHDTFEFFENLGLPLYISEDRKRAFPETDNAADVTRALRKYMAEFGVECRFSSTVKGLLTENEKVCGVQTHEGPIRSESIILATGGTAYPETGSTGEAFQWLKNIGHTIIKATPDIVPLKVKEQWVKDLSGTALEPMRITFTARDGTAFFREGKLLFTHFGLSGPLILNSAHNVKKLLKQGPVAATIDLFPKREIHEIDRLILEVFDNNKNKIIRNVTKLLVPTGMAKTLNTHLPVELLEKKVNIVTQEERKHLARTIKGLPLTITATMGYDWAVVCDGGIPLEEVDTRTMASRLHPNVFITGDMLNISRPSGGFSLQLCWTTGFVAGENA from the coding sequence ATGAAAAATTATGATGTAATCGTGGTGGGCGGCGGACCCGCCGGAATGATCGCGGCCGGGCATGCCGCGGAATACGGCAGAAATGTCCTGCTGCTGGAAAAGAACCCGGCTCCCGGAAAAAAACTCGAACTCAGCGGCGGCGGACGCTGCAACATCACCAACGGCGAATTCGACCACCGCGAATTTCTCGCCAACTACGGCGAATACGCCAAATTTCTATTCTCCCCCTTCTCCCGCTTTTCCGCACACGACACCTTTGAATTTTTTGAAAACCTCGGCCTGCCGCTCTATATTTCCGAAGATCGCAAACGCGCCTTTCCGGAAACCGACAATGCCGCCGACGTTACACGAGCGCTGCGGAAATACATGGCGGAATTTGGCGTGGAATGCCGCTTCAGCAGCACCGTAAAAGGTCTGCTGACCGAAAACGAAAAGGTCTGCGGCGTTCAGACCCACGAAGGTCCGATCCGCAGCGAAAGTATCATTCTCGCCACCGGAGGAACGGCGTATCCCGAAACCGGCTCCACCGGCGAAGCGTTTCAATGGCTGAAAAATATCGGACACACCATCATCAAAGCCACACCCGATATCGTTCCGCTCAAAGTGAAGGAACAATGGGTGAAAGATCTCTCCGGAACGGCCCTCGAACCCATGCGCATCACGTTTACCGCCAGAGACGGAACCGCTTTTTTCCGTGAAGGGAAACTCCTCTTCACCCATTTCGGTCTCTCCGGCCCGCTGATTCTCAACAGTGCCCACAACGTCAAAAAACTGCTGAAACAAGGCCCCGTCGCCGCCACCATCGATCTTTTCCCGAAACGGGAGATTCATGAAATCGATCGGCTGATTCTCGAAGTCTTCGACAATAACAAAAACAAAATCATCCGCAATGTCACCAAACTGCTGGTCCCGACCGGGATGGCCAAAACGCTGAATACCCATCTGCCCGTTGAACTTCTCGAAAAAAAGGTGAATATTGTCACGCAGGAGGAACGTAAACACCTGGCCCGCACCATTAAAGGGCTACCGCTCACCATCACCGCCACCATGGGATACGACTGGGCCGTCGTCTGCGACGGCGGAATTCCGCTGGAAGAGGTTGACACCCGGACCATGGCCTCCCGCCTGCATCCCAACGTTTTCATTACCGGCGATATGCTCAATATCAGCCGCCCCTCCGGCGGCTTCTCACTTCAGCTCTGCTGGACCACCGGATTCGTAGCCGGCGAAAATGCATAG